CTAGAAATTGATTTTGATTCTTATCCACAATccaatctcttcttcttcttcttcgtcacaGAGACGTCAATGGCGGCTTCGTTCTCACTCACGAGCTTCATCTCCTTCATCTCTCCATTCAAATCCCAGACCAAACCAACCCCGCCTCCCAATCTCACTCTCCCCGCTCCAGCATCCCCCCACAGACGGAGAAACGATCGCGCCGCGGACGAGGCTCCTCCTTCCAACGCCTCGCTTTCCTCCGAGCTCGCGTCCGTGATATGCCCGTCGCTAGCTTACTCGAACACGCTCTTCTTCAGCAGCTCGGGGTACAACGTGCAGGTGTTCGTGGAGGACAACGAGTCGGAGGAGAGGCTGGTGAATCGGTTTAGGAGGGAGGTGATGAGGACGGGGGTTATACAGGAGTGCAAGAGGAGGAGGTACTTTGAGAATAAGCAGGACGAGAAGAAGCGGAGGACTCGTGATGCTGCTAAGCGTAACAAGAAAAGGTTTTGTCT
This genomic stretch from Brassica napus cultivar Da-Ae chromosome C9, Da-Ae, whole genome shotgun sequence harbors:
- the BNAC09G01350D gene encoding 30S ribosomal protein S21, chloroplastic, which produces MAASFSLTSFISFISPFKSQTKPTPPPNLTLPAPASPHRRRNDRAADEAPPSNASLSSELASVICPSLAYSNTLFFSSSGYNVQVFVEDNESEERLVNRFRREVMRTGVIQECKRRRYFENKQDEKKRRTRDAAKRNKKRRPYAKFTQETREEAAAAAAAKSKKKDEEEDNWEMPDGDVPS